One Danio rerio strain Tuebingen ecotype United States chromosome 13, GRCz12tu, whole genome shotgun sequence DNA window includes the following coding sequences:
- the cnih1 gene encoding protein cornichon homolog 1 (The RefSeq protein has 1 substitution compared to this genomic sequence) encodes MAFTFAAFCYMLALLLTAALIFFAIWHIIAFDELKTDYKNPIDQCNTLNPLVLPEYLIHVFFCVMFLCAAEWLTLGLNVPLLAYHIWRYMSHPIMSGPGLYDPTTIMNADILAYCQKEGWCKLAFYLLSFFYYLYGMIYVLVSS; translated from the exons ATGGCGTTCACATTCGCGGCCTTTTGTTATATGCTGGCGCTTTTGCTGACGGCGGCGCTTATTTTCTTCGCTATTTGGCAT ATAATTGCATTTGATGAGCTGAAGACTGACTATAAGAATCCTATAGACCAGTGTAACACTTTAAACCCG CTCGTCCTGCCGGAGTACCTCATCCATGTTTTCTTCTGCGTTATGTTCCTGTGCGCTGCTGAATGGCTGACGCTTGGACTCAATGTACCCCTGCTGGCCTATCACATCTGGAG GTATATGAGCCGTCCTATTATGAGTGGACCTGGTTTGTATGATCCCACTACAATAATGAACGCAGATATTCTGGCATACTGTCAGAAGGAGGGCTGGTGCAAACTTGCATTCTACCTCCTCTCGTTCTTCTACTATCTTTACGG GATGATCTATGTTTTGGTGAGCTCCTAA